CGCCGAGTTCGGCCACCGACGTGTCGAGGATCGCCTCCCACACCGCACCCTCATCGAGCTCGGCGTCGCCGACCAGCGAGTACTGCCGACCTGTACCGGCATCACCGAACACGGTGTCCACATAGCGCCGAGCGATCGCTCCCCAGATCGGCGCCGTCGCGCCGATGCCGACCGATCCTGTCGAATAGTCAACCGGATCTGGGTCTTTCGCCCTGCTCGGATACGACTGCAAGCCGCCGAACTCCCGGAGCGTGGCGAGGTATTTCTCCGCCAGCTCACCGAGTAGATAGTTGATGCCGTGCAGAACGGGCGATGCGTGGGGTTTCACCGAGACCCGGTCGCCCGGCCGGAGCTGTTCGAACCACAACGAGGTCATGATCGACACCATCGAGGCACACGATGCCTGATGACCGCCGACCTTCAGACCCGTGGAATTGGGACGGACGCGGTTGGCATGATGAACCATCGCCGTCGACAACCAGAGGACGCGTTTCTCGATCTCCACCAGAGCTTCTCGATCCACGGCGACGGGCGCCTGCAGCGACATGGGTGGGTCGATCGTTCGAACACCGTTCATCATCGTGATCCTTGCCTGTGTGTATCGAGACCGGACCCACCCAGACATCGGTGTGCGTGGGACGGGCCGGAAGTGAGAGGTGCGCGGCCCCTCTGTCGGGCCACATCGCAGTAGCTGTTCGTCGTCGCGGATCTTTTCGGGATCCGTTGCGAGAAATCGTGTTTCAGTTGACCACGGGATCGCACTCCGAACAATACCGATTGCGAGGTTTGAGCATTCTGCGCAACATCGGAGCCCGTCCCCCTACGGGGATTGTCACAATGCCACGACAGTCCACCATCGACCCACCAGGTCGCGCTTTGGACACCGGGCCCGACACGCGTCCGGCCACGTGGATCAAAAGTTAACGCGTATTAACTTCAGAGGAACACGAACGAAGCGATCCACATGTTGCATGTACAGACGTAGCCACCACCCTTCAGCGGCGAAACAAGCTGCTAAATAGCACAATTTCGGTGACAGGAGTCATTGTTCGACGCCAGGATCGACCCCAGTGTTGACAACATCACACCGCGACCCTAAGTTAGTGCTACGTCACATCCGAGGAAAGAGCTCATCGTGACCCACCTACTCATGGTGCCGACACATTCCGCAGTCGCGGAACACGTCTCGACCACGAGCGCCACTCCGTGACGGTGCAACCATCCGAGCGATGCAATCCCCATCCAGGCATCGTTGACCGCGCCGATATGACGAGAAGCGTTCCTGAACAAGCTTTCCCGATGATCTCGTCCGGGTTCGGCAGATCGCTGTTGTCAGCGACCGCCGGAGCATCACGACAGCAGACACGTCACTGCCGCTGACGACGCCGCGCTCAGGCGCAGCGGTTCCAGCGTCGACCGCCCGACACATTCACCCCGTAACTCAATGACCATGACTGACGATGACCATGACTGACGAGGACAAGCTTCATGCATCTACGTGAACTGCGCACCGCGGACCATACGAACGGAGCACGGGCAAGCGCAATCATCGCGACGGCGGTTTCGTGCGTCGCGGCATTCAAGGGCCTCAACGAATCGGTGACACCACCGGCACTGCCCATCTTGCAGAACGAATTCCACGTGCCCAGTTCGACGATCTCTTGGGTCCTCACCGGCGTACTGCTGACCGGAACCATCGCGACACCGATCGTGAGCCGGCTCGGCGAAGTGTGGGACAAGCGCAGGGCATTGTTGGGCGTATTGGCGATCGTCGCCGCGGGTACGCTGATATCGGCGCTGTCGATATCCATCGAGATGTTGATCGCGGGCCAGCTTCTCCAGGGCATCGGGCTGAGCACCGCCCCACTGGCCATCGGCATCATTCGGGACACGCAAGGTGAAGCCAGGACCAAGCATGCCAACGGGTTGATGGTCGGCGCCATCTTCGGCAGCACCGCGGCCGGAACCATGATTGCCGGTCCGATCGCCGATCACCTCTCATATCGCTGGTTGTTCTGGGTGCCGTTCCTTGCCTTGCTGGGGTGCATGACCGCCGTCTGGCTCCTGGTCCCTCCTACACCGCGGACCGGCCGCGACCGGGCGCGGGTGGACCTGGCAGGCGGCGCGCTGCTGGCCTTGGGCCTCGCGGCTGTCTTGCTCGCGTTGACATTCGCACCCGCGTGGGGCTGGTTGTCATCCGGATTCTTCCTCCTGCTCGGCGCCGGGGTTGTCACACTCTTTCTCTTTGTCCTCGTCGAACTGGCCGTTGACGAACCACTCGTCGATCTCCGGTTGATGCGCAGTTTCACCGTGGTGGCCGCATCGGGGCTGATGTTCTTGGCCGGCTACTGCATCAACGCGATTCTGTTCTGTGTTCCCATGCAGATGCAGTTGCCCGCATCGACCGGCTACGGGCTCGGTGCCTCGGCAACGGTGACCGCTCTGCTGCTGGTGTCGGCGATGCTGATAGGCCTCACCGCCCCGTTCATTTCCGCCCTGGACAGAGCCATCGGTTCCCGAATCCCGTCGGCGATCGGTCCGGTCGCGATCATCGCAGGCGCACTGGTGATGCTCATGCTGGGACAAAGCGGCAGCATCACGGTCATCTTCATCGCCACCTTGGCCGTGAACTTCGGGCTGAGCGTCGCGATGACCCAATCCCTGAACCTTGTCATCAATGGCGTCCCAGCCGAAAAAGTCACGCAATTCAACGGATTGAACTTCGCGATTCAAGCCGTTGCGGGGACCGTCGGCGCCCAGGTATCCGGTGCTGTACTCACCGTGGAACCGGATGCGGTGCCGAGTTGGAACGCATTCGGTATATCGTGGGCCGCATCGGGCACACTGGCGATCGCGGTCCTGGCCCTTGTCCTGGCGGTACGCACGCCGAAGACTCCCGAGCGCCGTCCCGACCTCCGGTAGCGCCGCTCTACGGAATTGCGGTGAGCGCCTGAATCGCCGCGTAGGACATCGTCGACACGATGGCCCCGTGGTCGAGACCCTTGTTCAGGGTGGACACCGCATTGAGCATGGAGAACACGGACTGGGTGAGCAGGCGAACCTGTGGTTCGGACAGGTCCGGCCGCAGTGGGGAAACCGTCGAGATCCACTCCTCGGCATAGAGATTCATCTCACGGCGGATCCGGCGGCGATCCGCCTCGGGAAACGCGTGTTCGTTCTTGTGGAAGATCAACGGGGTCGGCGGCGCGTCGATGACGGACAAGATGTGATGCTCGACCATGATCGCCAGGGCCGTCGCCGGATCAGGCTGGGACTCCACCGTCGCGCGCGCAAACCGATGAAGCGATTTCAGGTCCTTTTCCACCACCGCGATGAGCAGCGCCTGCTTGTTCTGAAAATGCCGATAGAGCGCGGGGCCGGAAATGCCGGCCTTCGCGCAGATCATGTCCACGGTGACCGAGTCGTAGCCGTTGTGCAGAAACAATTCTGCGGCAACCGCAAGCAGCTTCTCCCGCCGCGGCGAATCGGTCGCGGTGGCTTCGGCTGCCACCTTCTCAGATGTCATAGCTCCACACGGTAACCCCGGGAACACCGATGCTCCGCATCGTGGGTGCCCCGAATCCCTTTCGACTCCCACTCTGCGTCGCGGGAGCATTCCTCGACGATGTCATCGCGTGACACACGTTAACACGCATTAACATCAATCGCCGCGAGCCCCGGCCCGAGACGACTGCGCTCACACCCGGCCAGGATGTTTCGATTGCATTACATAAATGGGCTTTTAGCTGCCTATATGCGACTCTTTGCCACGCCACACCGCCCCGTTTCACGCTTTCGCCATTGACAGACGGGACCGCTGGATTTAGGTTAATGATCACTCACACGCGGAAGGATCCAACGATGCGGTTCATCTTCATGAGCGAAGCCGAGACGGCGCCGGGCCACACTCACGAGCATCGCTACCGGGAATTGATCGACGAGGTATTGCTGGCCGAGGAAGTGGGTTTCGATGCGTTCGGCACATCGGAGCAGCACGTGGCAATCGGCACGGCCACCACGTCCGCACCCGAGGTCATCTACCCCTACCTGATGGCGCTGACCAGCAGGATCAGATTCGTCCACCTGGTCACACTGTTGCCGACGCGCATCAACCACGCACTCCGGGTCGCCGAGCGACTGGCGACCGAAGACATCCTGTCCAACGGCAGGGTCGAGCTCGGTGTCGGCCGGGGCAACACCACCCTCGCCCTGCGTGCGTTCGAAGTGTCGCCGGCCGAGAACAAGGCGCAGCAGCTCGAAGGCCTCGAGGTGATCCGCCGCGCGTTACACAACGACATCTTCTCCTTCGTCGGCGAGCACTACAAGATTCCGCCGCGCGGACTGGTCCCCAGGGGCATTCAACTGCCGTATCCACCGATTCACATGGCCGCCGGCAGCCCCGAATCCGTAAGAGCTGCAGCCGAACTCGGTGTCGGCGCCATCGTCGGTGGATTCTACCTCGGATTCGATTTCCTGGAGAACATGCTCGGCATCTATGACGAGGCACTTGCCGCCGCCACCCACACCTATCCCCTACAGGCCGAAAAACTGGTGGCCGTTGCCGGCGGCATGCACTGCGCGCAAACGCGCGAAGAGGCCCATCGGTGGGCACGCCACCTGACCGAAACGGTCGCACTGTCGACAGACGCCTATGAGCGTTTGTCG
This DNA window, taken from Mycolicibacterium neoaurum, encodes the following:
- a CDS encoding MFS transporter; translated protein: MHLRELRTADHTNGARASAIIATAVSCVAAFKGLNESVTPPALPILQNEFHVPSSTISWVLTGVLLTGTIATPIVSRLGEVWDKRRALLGVLAIVAAGTLISALSISIEMLIAGQLLQGIGLSTAPLAIGIIRDTQGEARTKHANGLMVGAIFGSTAAGTMIAGPIADHLSYRWLFWVPFLALLGCMTAVWLLVPPTPRTGRDRARVDLAGGALLALGLAAVLLALTFAPAWGWLSSGFFLLLGAGVVTLFLFVLVELAVDEPLVDLRLMRSFTVVAASGLMFLAGYCINAILFCVPMQMQLPASTGYGLGASATVTALLLVSAMLIGLTAPFISALDRAIGSRIPSAIGPVAIIAGALVMLMLGQSGSITVIFIATLAVNFGLSVAMTQSLNLVINGVPAEKVTQFNGLNFAIQAVAGTVGAQVSGAVLTVEPDAVPSWNAFGISWAASGTLAIAVLALVLAVRTPKTPERRPDLR
- a CDS encoding TetR/AcrR family transcriptional regulator — protein: MTSEKVAAEATATDSPRREKLLAVAAELFLHNGYDSVTVDMICAKAGISGPALYRHFQNKQALLIAVVEKDLKSLHRFARATVESQPDPATALAIMVEHHILSVIDAPPTPLIFHKNEHAFPEADRRRIRREMNLYAEEWISTVSPLRPDLSEPQVRLLTQSVFSMLNAVSTLNKGLDHGAIVSTMSYAAIQALTAIP
- a CDS encoding LLM class flavin-dependent oxidoreductase, which produces MRFIFMSEAETAPGHTHEHRYRELIDEVLLAEEVGFDAFGTSEQHVAIGTATTSAPEVIYPYLMALTSRIRFVHLVTLLPTRINHALRVAERLATEDILSNGRVELGVGRGNTTLALRAFEVSPAENKAQQLEGLEVIRRALHNDIFSFVGEHYKIPPRGLVPRGIQLPYPPIHMAAGSPESVRAAAELGVGAIVGGFYLGFDFLENMLGIYDEALAAATHTYPLQAEKLVAVAGGMHCAQTREEAHRWARHLTETVALSTDAYERLSKLSADYQYMGAVKNIDFSDERYMFEDSAGFIVGDPDDCIAQVQRYVDLGADALVMRIDGLPHAELMKSIELFGKYVIPKFKNPRAVVRPAEAILDDIRGLRPAHYAELEAFTSAHAMNGNTIQVGESR